In Mercurialis annua linkage group LG5, ddMerAnnu1.2, whole genome shotgun sequence, a single genomic region encodes these proteins:
- the LOC126680708 gene encoding probable potassium transporter 17: MEEEGAAAAPPDTAATLREVVVVVDDYTSSIANTHLLQSNGVTASPSLPNDQSKESRGRLQTIILAYKTLGVVFGGLVTSPLYVYPSMPLKSPSEEDYLGIYSIMFWTLTLIGAVKYSYIALNADDHGEGGTFALYSLLCRNLNIRILSSKRAESDSSYSNCVSRESTAKKCRLGKFFERSLVARRLLLFIAMLGTCMLIGDGILTPAISVLSAMDGVRAPFPSIKRSLVEALSATVLVVLFLLQKFGTSRVSFLFSPIMGAWTLFTPLVGIYSIIKHYPTIFKALSPHYIFQFFWRNGKEGWLLLGGTILCITGSEAMFADLGHFNRRSIQMAFMFTIYPSLVFTYAGQTAYLIKHPNDHTDGFYKFVPHTIYWPMFIVATLAAVVASQSLISATFSVIKQSVVLDYFPRVKVVHTSSNKEGEVYSPEINYILMILCVAVILIFGDGQEIGNAFGVVVSLVMLITTILLTLVMIIIWRSPPWLVALYFFVFFTMESVYVSAVLTKIPEGGWIPFAISFILAFIMFGWFYGRQRKIEYELTHKIDLERLEVLLSNPGVQRVPGLCFFYTNIQDGLTPILGHYIKNMKSLHKVTIFTTLRYLLVPKVAPHERIVVNKLGIKGLYGCVIQYGYADSLNLEGDDFVSQVTDSLRARIQNCRDSLPSYPVEVQEEISAIEEAKMAGVAHIRGKTRFYIGKNCSWFDRFMLAFYEVMHNNCRSALPALGVPPMKRTEVGMLYEA; the protein is encoded by the exons atggAGGAAGAAGGTGCAGCAGCAGCCCCACCAGATACGGCGGCGACGCTGAgggaggtggtggtggtggtggatgACTACACTTCTTCCATTGCCAACACTCACCTTCTTCAGTCTAATGGTGTCACTGCTTCACCATCATTGCCTAATGACCAGTCCaag GAAAGTAGGGGGAGGTTGCAGACAATTATACTAGCATATAAAACACTAGGGGTCGTATTTGGTGGGCTAGTGACATCACCACTTTATGTTTATCCATCAATGCCATTGAAATCTCCAAGTGAAGAGGATTATTTGGGGATTTATAGCATCATGTTTTGGACTCTTACTCTTATTGGTGCTGTCAAATATAGCTACATTGCCCTCAACGCTGATGATCATGGTGAAG GTGGGACATTTGCGTTATACTCCTTACTCTgcagaaatttaaatatcagAATCCTTTCTTCCAAACGTGCGGAGTCCGACTCAAGTTACTCAAATTGTGTCTCGCGTGAAAGCACTGCGAAGAAGTGTAGGCTTGGCAAATTTTTTGAGAGAAGCTTAGTGGCTAGAAGGTTGCTGCTTTTTATTGCTATGTTAGGAACATGTATGCTGATTGGGGATGGTATACTTACACCTGCAATCTCAG TATTGTCTGCTATGGATGGAGTGAGAGCGCCATTTCCTTCTATTAAGAGAT CACTGGTTGAAGCTCTTTCTGCAACTGTTTTGGTGGTTCTATTTCTATTACAAAAGTTCGGCACTTCTCGAGTCAGTTTCCTTTTCTCCCCTATTATGGGTGCATGGACCTTGTTTACTCCACTTGTTGGGATTTATAGCATCATAAAACATTACCCTACCATTTTCAAAGCTTTATCGCCGCACTACATCTTCCAATTCTTTTGGAGAAATGGAAAGGAAGGCTGGCTGCTCCTTGGTGGCACTATTCTCTGTATCACGG GTTCTGAGGCAATGTTTGCAGATCTTGGTCATTTTAACAGGCGTTCTATTCAG aTGGCATTCATGTTTACAATCTATCCATCGCTCGTTTTTACATATGCGGGACAAACTGCATATCTTATCAAGCACCCAAATGATCATACTGATGGATTTTATAAGTTTGTACCTCATACAATATATTGGCCGATGTTTATTGTTGCCACATTGGCTGCAGTTGTTGCAAGCCAATCACTTATATCAGCCACATTTTCAGTTATCAAGCAATCTGTAGTATTGGATTATTTCCCTCGAGTGAAGGTTGTGCATACTTCTTCTAACAAAGAGGGAGAAGTTTACTCTCCAGAAATCAATTACATCCTTATGATTCTGTGTGTTGCTGTTATACTCATTTTTGGAGACGGACAAGAAATCGGAAATGCTTTTG GTGTTGTTGTCAGTCTGGTGATGCTCATTACCACAATATTACTCACACTGGTCATGATCATAATCTGGAGGAGTCCGCCATGGCTAGTTGCGCTTTACTTCTTTGTATTTTTTACAATGGAAAGCGTTTATGTCAGCGcagttttaacaaaaataccTGAAGGTGGATGGATTCCGTTTGCTATATCTTTTATTCTTGCTTTTATTATGTTTGGCTGGTTCTATGGAAGGCAAAGAAAGATTGAATATGAGTTAACTCACAAGATAGATTTGGAAAGACTTGAAGTGCTACTTTCAAATCCAGGGGTTCAACGGGTTCCCGGATTGTGCTTCTTCTACACCAATATCCAAGATGGCCTGACTCCGATCCTCGGtcattatattaaaaatatgaaatctcTGCACAAAGTAACTATTTTCACCACTCTTCGGTACTTGTTGGTTCCTAAGGTTGCTCCACATGAAAGAATTGTTGTCAACAAATTAGGAATTAAAGGACTATATGGGTGTGTGATACAATATGGATATGCAGATTCTCTCAATCTGGAAGGAGATGACTTTGTAAGTCAAGTAACTGATAGTTTGCGTGCCCGCATTCAAAACTGCCGAGATAGTTTACCATCTTATCCCGTGGAGGTTCAAGAAGAGATTTCTGCAATTGAAGAGGCAAAGATGGCCGGTGTGGCTCATATTCGAGGAAAGACGAGGTTTTACATAGGAAAAAACTGTAGCTGGTTTGATAGATTTATGCTTGCATTTTATGAAGTCATGCACAATAACTGTCGATCCGCACTACCGGCTCTCGGAGTGCCCCCAATGAAACGTACTGAGGTTGGGATGTTGTATGAGGCTTGA